The Armatimonadota bacterium region GAATGCCACCGCCACGCGGTTTCGATAATGGTACGCAGGTCGGCATACTGCGGTTGCCAGCCGAGCTCACTTCGGGCACGTTCCGCGCTTGCCACCAGTCGCGCGGGATCCCCGGTACGACGCGGAGCCTCTTCCTGGGGAATGGGGTGCCCGACGACCTCTTCTGCGGTGCGGATGACCTCGCGTACCGAATAGCCCATCCCATTGCCCAGGTTGTAGGCGGTGGTAGGCGCACCGCGCTTCAGCGCTTCGTATGCCAGGATATGCGCCTCTGCAAGGTCAGTGACATGGATGTAATCGCGGATGGCTGTACCGTCGGGGGTATCGTAATCCGTGCCGAATATTTGGATCACAGGACGCTTGCCCAGTGCGGTGAGCAGCACGAGGGGTATCAGGTGCGTTTCGGGGTGGTGGTCCTCGCCAAGCTGCCCGTCGGGGTCTGCGCCAGCGGCATTAAAGTAACGCAGGCTGATGGAGCGCAAACCAAACGCCACATCGTACCAGCGTAACATCTGCTCGAAGGCGCGTTTGGTCTCGCCATAGGCATTCGTCGGCTCTTGGGGATGGTCTTCGGGGATGGGTATCTGACGGGGTTCCCCGTAGGTGGCTGCACTGGATGAGAAGATGAGATAGGGAACACGATGGGCGCGCATTGCCTCCAGCAGCGTGTAGCCTCCGACTACGTTCAGGCGATAAAACTTCGCAGGGTCGGTCATACTCTCCGCGACGGAGGCATACGCCGCAAAGTGCATGACGCACTCTACGGGGTAGTTGCTGAACAGTGTGTCCAGAGTCTGCCGGTTAGTGTAGTCGCCCTGCACGAATTCACCGCCAACCACAGCTGCCCTGTGTCCTGCTTCCAGATTGTCCAGAGTGACTACCTCCTCACCGCGTTCGAGCAACCTTTTCACACAGTGCGAACCGATGTAACCAGCTCCTCCGATCACGCAAATCATGTACTGTCCTCCCAGGTGCATATCTGGTCTTCAGGATGCACTTTCGCCTGCAGACTGTTGTTTCTGGTAGTTTTCCAGCTGCT contains the following coding sequences:
- a CDS encoding UDP-glucose 4-epimerase GalE, which produces MICVIGGAGYIGSHCVKRLLERGEEVVTLDNLEAGHRAAVVGGEFVQGDYTNRQTLDTLFSNYPVECVMHFAAYASVAESMTDPAKFYRLNVVGGYTLLEAMRAHRVPYLIFSSSAATYGEPRQIPIPEDHPQEPTNAYGETKRAFEQMLRWYDVAFGLRSISLRYFNAAGADPDGQLGEDHHPETHLIPLVLLTALGKRPVIQIFGTDYDTPDGTAIRDYIHVTDLAEAHILAYEALKRGAPTTAYNLGNGMGYSVREVIRTAEEVVGHPIPQEEAPRRTGDPARLVASAERARSELGWQPQYADLRTIIETAWRWHSAHPDGYGDRV